The sequence below is a genomic window from Cryobacterium arcticum.
GTCACCGAGCGACGCGCACGGGGACGCGGCGCCCGGGCACGCAGTTGGGACTAGACCGCGGCCTTCTCGGGCTCGGTGTAGTCCTGCCGGGCCTGCGCCGCGGCGGCGTCGAACTCGGTCTCGATCTCGGTGGACGGCTTGTAGGTGAACAGGGAGACCACCACCGTCACGAGCAGGCTGGCCGCGAAGCCGGGCACGATCTCGTACATCGTGGCGCTGAGCGGGGAGTTGCCCCAGATGAACACGACGACCGCACCGGTGACCATACCGGCCAGGGCACCCCAGGTGGAGAGCTTCTTCCAGTACAGCGAGAGCAGCACGACGGGACCGAAGGCCGCGCCGAAGCCGGCCCAGGCGAAGCCGACGAGCTCGAGGATGGTGGCGTCGCGGTTGAGCGCGATCAGCCCGGCCACGAGGGCCACGAGCAGCACGCCGAGGCGGCCGAGCATCACCATCTGCTTGGGGCTCGCATCCTTCTTGCCGACGATCTTGTAGAGGTCCTCCACCAGCGCCGACGAGCACACGATCAGCTGCGACGAGATGGTGCTCATGATGGCGGCGAGCACCGCGGCCAGCACCAGACCGGCAACGAACGGGTGGAACAGGATCTGCGAGAGCAGCAGGAACACGGTCTCCGGGTTGTTCAGGGTGACGTCGGGGTTCTGCTGGAAGTACGCGATGCCGATCAGCGCGGTGGCGACGGCGCCGAGCGCGGTGAGGATCATCCAGCCGATGCCGATGCGGCGGCCGGCCTTGGCATCTTGCGGGCTGCGCAGCGCCATGAAGCGCACGAGGATGTGCGGCTGGCCCACGTAGCCCAGGCCCCACGCGGCGGCGGAGATGACGCCGAGGACGGAACCGCCGGCGGTGAGCGAGAGCAGGTCGGGGTTGACCTCGCGGATCGAATCGATGGTGGCGCCGAGGCCACCGGTCTTGGTGAGGGCGACCACGGGCACCACGATGAGCGCGGCGAGCATGAGCAGGCCTTG
It includes:
- the putP gene encoding sodium/proline symporter PutP, encoding MTDQTFQLVAIVLYFAGMLAIGYFAFRQTKDLDDYMLAGRGLKPGTAALSAGASDMSGWLLLGLPGAIYVSGLVEAWIAIGLTIGAWLNWKFVAPRLRSYTHVSNNSITLPSFFENRLKDSSRLLRVVSGLIILVFFTFYVSSGMVAGGVFFENSFGSTFLVGMLIVAGVTLLYTLFGGFLGATLTDVAQGLLMLAALIVVPVVALTKTGGLGATIDSIREVNPDLLSLTAGGSVLGVISAAAWGLGYVGQPHILVRFMALRSPQDAKAGRRIGIGWMILTALGAVATALIGIAYFQQNPDVTLNNPETVFLLLSQILFHPFVAGLVLAAVLAAIMSTISSQLIVCSSALVEDLYKIVGKKDASPKQMVMLGRLGVLLVALVAGLIALNRDATILELVGFAWAGFGAAFGPVVLLSLYWKKLSTWGALAGMVTGAVVVFIWGNSPLSATMYEIVPGFAASLLVTVVVSLFTYKPSTEIETEFDAAAAQARQDYTEPEKAAV